The genomic stretch TCGCGGGTATAACCTTCTTTAATCTTTTCACTTTGGCTATAATTATCTACTGCCTTTAATAAAGGTTCCCATTCTATGAATTTAAGAGACTTGAGATATTTAAGACATTCTAATTTACCGACTACCTTTCCATTTCGAGCAGGGTATTTCTTCCAGAAGTTTTCAAATAACTCTAAGGAGAACACATATCTTTCTTTTGTAAGAGTGTCTTTTGTAAGAGTGTCTTTTGTGGTTAATGTTTTCCTTAACGGTGATGATCGTAAAACCTTAACGGTGTCATTCGTAAAACCTTTACGGTATCGTTTTTCCTTAACGGTTATCCATTGCTCATAATCCTTGTTAAACCTATACATTTTGGTTAGACCGTTAATGTTTTCCTTAACGGTTAATATTTTCCTTAACTGTAAGGAGTTGACAACCTGGGAAGCCCTAATCTTCTTTATATTCATAGCTTTACAGAATTGTGAGAGGGAGATATAATCATCTTTTTTGTTAAATCCATAGGTCTTTCTAATAACAAACATAGCGGCTCTTAATTCTTGACCGGATATATTGATGCTTATAAGTTTATCGAATAATTCGTTCGATAGGCTTGTATACCCATTTTCTTTTTGTGGACTTGCCATATCTATTTGCCTTTACTTGCCTCAGGGAACAACCTCTCGATATCCTTGACGTTCAGGACCCTCGCCCAGTGTTTTTTCTGCTCATCGGTGAGGACCTTATGCCCGAGTACAACGCTTGATATAGTTGATTCCCGCTCCCCCACTGCTGCAGCA from Pseudomonadota bacterium encodes the following:
- a CDS encoding replication protein, producing MASPQKENGYTSLSNELFDKLISINISGQELRAAMFVIRKTYGFNKKDDYISLSQFCKAMNIKKIRASQVVNSLQLRKILTVKENINGLTKMYRFNKDYEQWITVKEKRYRKGFTNDTVKVLRSSPLRKTLTTKDTLTKDTLTKERYVFSLELFENFWKKYPARNGKVVGKLECLKYLKSLKFIEWEPLLKAVDNYSQSEKIKEGYTRDPINFLKKDYWRDWLEAEQKERESKFDTPPSISHEEKKYWEHEDTTPEGMEKIHALIEGIGKGMTGIHNKT